A single region of the Streptomyces caelestis genome encodes:
- a CDS encoding glycoside hydrolase family 2 protein, whose translation MLEAAPLGDGWILRHKSGPLPASVPGCVHTDLMAAGVIPDPFLGLGESEVAWVGRRDWTYERDLTSASAQEQTDLVFDGLDTVAEISLDGRLLGEVRNMHRSYRFDVTGLSGRLTVRLVSAYAEAEAVRGRLGERPAAYAEPYQYLRKMACSFGWDWGPTLVTAGIWRPVRLEHWSTARIARVRPLVTVDEGVGVVELAVDVERTRVEAPLALEATVGGVRARAEIDGASGAVRLRVPDVRLWWPRGYGEQPLYDVELRLLHGDDALDVWRRRIGFRTVELDRRPDAHGTGFTLVVNGERLFARGVNWIPDDVFPSRITRERYRERLEQAAGAGVDLVRIWGGGIYESEDFYDACDELGLLVWQDFPFACAAYPEEQPLRGEVEAEARENVVRLMPHPSLVLWNGNNENLWGFRDWGWEPRLAGDSWGEGYYLGVLPRVVAELDPTRPYTAGSPWSGSWDRHPNDPAHGTHHSWDVWNREDYADYRLSVPRFVAEFGWQAPPAYATLRRALPGEELASDSPGMLHHQKADDGNGKLERGLARHFAVPDGDFDRWHYLMQVNQARAIAAGIEHWRSYWPVCAGTVLWQLNDCWPVTSWAAIDGDGREKPLYHELKRLYADRLLTLRERDGGLVLAAVNQAAGDWTPALTLRRMSVGGEVLGQAAVEVTAGGRAVARVDVPRELTPDGPEEFLVADAEGLRAVHFPVSDREVAYPTPEFDVSLAPDGITVTARTLVRDLLLQADRLDPGARADRGLVTLLPGEEVTIGVRGWKTPDAERARAALYCVEPTR comes from the coding sequence ATGCTGGAGGCCGCACCGCTCGGCGACGGATGGATCCTGCGGCACAAGTCGGGCCCGCTCCCGGCCTCCGTGCCGGGCTGCGTGCACACCGACCTGATGGCGGCCGGGGTGATCCCCGACCCGTTCCTGGGCCTGGGCGAGTCCGAGGTGGCGTGGGTGGGGCGCCGGGACTGGACGTACGAGCGCGACCTCACGAGCGCCTCCGCGCAGGAGCAGACCGACCTGGTCTTCGACGGGCTCGACACCGTCGCCGAGATCTCCCTGGACGGACGGCTGCTGGGCGAGGTGCGGAACATGCACCGCTCCTACCGGTTCGACGTGACGGGGCTGTCCGGGCGGCTGACCGTGCGGTTGGTCTCCGCCTACGCCGAGGCCGAGGCCGTGCGGGGACGGCTGGGCGAGCGGCCCGCCGCCTACGCCGAGCCCTACCAGTACCTGCGCAAGATGGCCTGCTCCTTCGGCTGGGACTGGGGGCCGACCCTGGTGACGGCCGGGATCTGGCGACCCGTGCGCCTGGAGCACTGGTCGACGGCCCGGATCGCCCGGGTGCGTCCGCTGGTCACCGTCGACGAGGGCGTGGGGGTCGTCGAGTTGGCCGTGGACGTCGAGCGCACCCGGGTCGAGGCGCCGCTCGCCCTGGAGGCGACGGTGGGCGGGGTGCGGGCCCGGGCGGAGATCGACGGGGCGAGCGGGGCCGTACGGCTCCGCGTGCCGGACGTCCGGCTGTGGTGGCCGCGCGGCTACGGCGAACAGCCTCTCTATGACGTCGAGTTGCGGCTTCTCCACGGCGACGACGCGCTGGACGTGTGGCGGCGGCGGATCGGCTTCCGGACCGTGGAGCTGGACCGGCGGCCCGACGCGCACGGCACCGGCTTCACCCTCGTCGTCAACGGCGAGCGGCTCTTCGCGCGGGGCGTCAACTGGATCCCCGACGACGTCTTCCCGTCCCGGATCACCCGCGAGCGCTACCGGGAACGGCTGGAGCAGGCCGCCGGGGCGGGCGTGGACCTCGTACGGATCTGGGGCGGCGGGATCTACGAGAGCGAGGACTTCTACGACGCCTGCGACGAACTCGGGCTGCTGGTCTGGCAGGACTTCCCGTTCGCGTGCGCGGCCTACCCGGAGGAACAGCCGCTGCGCGGCGAGGTGGAGGCCGAGGCCCGGGAGAACGTCGTACGGCTGATGCCGCACCCGTCGCTGGTGCTGTGGAACGGCAACAACGAGAACCTGTGGGGCTTCAGGGACTGGGGCTGGGAGCCGCGGCTGGCCGGGGACTCCTGGGGGGAGGGGTACTACCTGGGCGTACTGCCGCGTGTGGTGGCCGAGTTGGATCCGACGCGGCCGTACACGGCGGGGAGCCCCTGGTCCGGGTCATGGGACCGGCATCCCAACGATCCGGCGCACGGCACGCACCACTCCTGGGACGTGTGGAACCGTGAGGACTACGCCGACTACCGGCTGAGCGTGCCCCGGTTCGTCGCCGAGTTCGGCTGGCAGGCGCCGCCCGCGTACGCCACGCTGCGCCGGGCGCTGCCCGGGGAGGAACTCGCGTCCGACTCCCCCGGCATGCTGCACCACCAGAAGGCCGACGACGGCAACGGGAAGCTGGAGCGGGGGCTGGCGCGGCATTTCGCCGTGCCGGACGGGGACTTCGACCGCTGGCACTACCTGATGCAGGTCAACCAGGCGCGTGCGATCGCCGCCGGGATCGAGCACTGGCGCTCGTACTGGCCGGTGTGCGCGGGCACGGTCCTCTGGCAGCTCAACGACTGCTGGCCGGTGACGTCCTGGGCGGCGATCGACGGGGACGGCCGGGAGAAGCCGCTGTACCACGAGCTGAAGCGGCTGTACGCGGACCGGTTGCTGACGCTCCGGGAGCGGGACGGCGGGCTGGTGCTGGCCGCCGTCAACCAGGCGGCCGGGGACTGGACGCCGGCGCTGACCCTGCGGCGGATGTCCGTCGGGGGCGAGGTGCTGGGGCAGGCGGCCGTGGAGGTGACGGCCGGGGGGCGGGCGGTGGCCCGTGTCGATGTTCCGCGCGAGCTGACGCCCGACGGGCCTGAGGAGTTCCTGGTCGCCGACGCGGAGGGGCTGCGGGCGGTGCACTTCCCGGTGTCGGACCGTGAGGTCGCCTACCCCACGCCGGAGTTCGATGTCTCGCTCGCCCCCGACGGCATCACCGTCACCGCCCGCACCCTGGTACGGGACCTGCTGCTCCAGGCCGACCGGCTGGATCCGGGGGCGCGGGCCGACCGGGGGCTGGTCACGCTGCTGCCGGGCGAAGAGGTGACCATCGGGGTGCGCGGCTGGAAGACCCCGGACGCGGAGCGTGCTCGTGCGGCCCTGTACTGCGTGGAGCCCACCCGATGA
- a CDS encoding ABC transporter substrate-binding protein: MNRRTVLALAVGAALLASGCTGTGGTSKGADADAPDDPAKVDGTITVLTHRTDLVQDGTMKKYAAEFNKTYPKVKVEFDGLTDYEGEVKIRMNTENYGDVLMIPAVIEKKDYPKFFASLGTEAERSKKYRFTDYTTVDGKVYGQSPLGAVPGFIYNKKVWSEAGITDWPTTPAEFLDDLKAIKSKTDAIPYYTNFKDMWPLTQWTQVNGSVGCDEQATTKLAEGDPWADGADLRTADTLLYDIVREGLIEKDPTTTNWEASKPKLAKGEIATMWLGSWAVIQMQGAAKQAGADSDDIGFMPFPAQKNGTFCAVTLPDYNQAVNVNSDHKAAARAWIDWFTDKSGYADANLALSPLKDAPLPDVLGPYQEAGVKLLDLDDTKGAQVKSIDNQSEVGIYKPDYRQELVDLARGARKGSLDDFLTGLGEKWTEAQKNLGS, from the coding sequence ATGAACCGCCGTACCGTCCTCGCCCTCGCCGTGGGCGCCGCCCTGCTGGCCTCGGGCTGTACCGGCACCGGAGGCACCTCGAAGGGCGCGGATGCCGACGCCCCCGACGATCCCGCCAAGGTCGACGGGACCATCACCGTCCTCACCCACCGGACCGACCTCGTGCAGGACGGGACGATGAAGAAGTACGCCGCCGAGTTCAACAAGACCTACCCCAAGGTGAAGGTCGAGTTCGACGGCCTCACCGACTACGAGGGCGAGGTCAAGATCCGTATGAACACGGAGAACTACGGCGACGTCCTGATGATCCCGGCCGTGATCGAGAAGAAGGACTACCCGAAGTTCTTCGCCTCCCTCGGCACCGAGGCCGAGCGGAGCAAGAAGTACCGCTTCACCGACTACACGACCGTCGACGGCAAGGTCTACGGCCAGAGCCCGCTCGGCGCGGTCCCGGGTTTCATCTACAACAAGAAGGTGTGGAGCGAGGCCGGGATCACCGACTGGCCCACGACGCCGGCCGAGTTCCTCGACGACCTGAAGGCGATCAAGTCGAAGACCGACGCGATCCCGTACTACACCAACTTCAAGGACATGTGGCCGCTCACCCAATGGACGCAGGTCAACGGCTCGGTCGGCTGTGACGAGCAGGCCACCACGAAGCTCGCCGAGGGCGACCCCTGGGCCGACGGCGCCGATCTGCGCACCGCCGACACGCTGCTGTACGACATCGTGCGCGAAGGGCTCATCGAGAAGGACCCGACGACCACCAACTGGGAGGCGTCCAAGCCCAAGTTGGCGAAGGGCGAGATCGCCACGATGTGGCTCGGCTCCTGGGCGGTCATCCAGATGCAGGGCGCGGCGAAACAGGCCGGAGCCGACTCGGACGACATCGGGTTCATGCCCTTCCCCGCCCAGAAGAACGGCACGTTCTGCGCGGTGACGCTGCCCGACTACAACCAGGCCGTCAACGTCAACTCCGACCACAAGGCCGCCGCCCGCGCCTGGATCGACTGGTTCACCGACAAGTCCGGCTACGCGGACGCCAACCTCGCCCTCTCGCCCCTCAAGGACGCCCCGCTGCCCGACGTCCTGGGGCCGTACCAGGAGGCGGGCGTGAAGCTCCTCGACCTCGACGACACCAAGGGCGCCCAGGTCAAGTCCATCGACAACCAGTCCGAGGTCGGCATCTACAAGCCCGACTACCGCCAGGAACTCGTCGACCTCGCCCGCGGTGCCCGCAAGGGCAGCCTGGACGACTTCCTGACCGGGCTGGGCGAGAAGTGGACCGAGGCGCAGAAGAACCTGGGGTCCTGA
- a CDS encoding carbohydrate ABC transporter permease codes for MTDTTRKAARPVSQAAPAGPAPPSAARRPRRWRGVTPWLFLIAPLALLIAFTYAPIVNMVAYSFTDWDGVSPELRYTGAENYTELFTRPELFEVFFVSGYYLAASVVQIGAALYFATVLSFNVRFRNFFKGVLFFPYLINGVAIGFVFLYFFQDGGTLDAILSLFGHDGDRSWLGTPTSANVSLAGVSVWRYLGLNFVLFLGAIQSIPGELYEAAELDGANRWQQFRHIIAPGIRPVLSLSVILSVSGSLSVFEIPYIMTGGATGTETFVIQTVKLAFQFNKTGLASAAAVVLLLIILAVTWVQRRLVPDDKVDLV; via the coding sequence ATGACCGACACCACCCGGAAGGCGGCGCGGCCGGTGTCGCAGGCCGCGCCCGCCGGGCCGGCACCGCCGTCCGCCGCGCGCCGGCCTCGGCGGTGGCGGGGCGTGACCCCCTGGCTGTTCCTGATCGCCCCGCTCGCCCTGCTGATCGCCTTCACCTACGCGCCGATCGTCAACATGGTCGCGTACAGCTTCACCGACTGGGACGGTGTCAGCCCCGAGCTGCGCTACACGGGCGCCGAGAACTACACCGAACTCTTCACCCGGCCAGAGCTGTTCGAGGTGTTCTTCGTCAGCGGCTACTACCTCGCCGCGTCCGTGGTGCAGATCGGCGCCGCCCTCTACTTCGCCACCGTCCTGAGCTTCAACGTCCGCTTCCGCAACTTCTTCAAGGGCGTGCTCTTCTTCCCGTACCTGATCAACGGTGTCGCGATCGGCTTCGTCTTCCTGTACTTCTTCCAGGACGGCGGCACACTCGACGCGATCCTGAGCCTCTTCGGCCACGACGGTGACCGGTCCTGGCTCGGCACACCCACGTCGGCCAACGTCTCCCTCGCCGGCGTCTCCGTCTGGCGCTATCTGGGCCTGAACTTCGTGCTCTTCCTCGGCGCGATCCAGTCCATCCCGGGGGAGCTGTACGAGGCGGCCGAACTGGACGGGGCGAACCGCTGGCAGCAGTTCCGCCACATCATCGCGCCCGGCATCCGGCCCGTGCTGAGCCTGTCGGTGATCCTGTCCGTCTCCGGGTCGCTGTCGGTCTTCGAGATCCCGTACATCATGACCGGCGGCGCGACCGGCACCGAGACCTTCGTGATCCAGACCGTGAAGCTGGCCTTCCAGTTCAACAAGACGGGCCTCGCCTCGGCGGCGGCCGTCGTACTGCTGCTGATCATCCTGGCGGTGACCTGGGTGCAGCGGCGCCTCGTCCCGGACGACAAGGTGGACCTCGTATGA
- a CDS encoding carbohydrate ABC transporter permease: protein MTRRAVARALVYLSLVLATLVVLLPLTVVFLTSLKTSGEMADDGGALTLPDDPLNFGNYVTAFQDGRMLSAFGNTAVILVVAIGGTVLIGSMTAYAIDRFRFRFRKLVLALFLVAALVPGVTTQVATFQIVNSLGMFDSLWAPIALYMGTDIVSIYIFLQFVRAIPVSLDESARIDGANAFTVYRKIIFPLLKPAIATVVIVKGINVYNDFYIPFLYMPSEDLGVISTSLFRFKGPFGAHWETISAGAILVIVPTLIVFLVLQRFIYNGFTRGATK, encoded by the coding sequence ATGACGCGCCGTGCCGTGGCCCGTGCCCTCGTGTACCTGTCCCTGGTCCTCGCGACGCTGGTCGTGCTCCTGCCGCTCACCGTGGTCTTCCTGACCTCGCTGAAGACCTCCGGGGAGATGGCGGACGACGGCGGCGCCCTCACGCTGCCCGACGACCCGCTCAATTTCGGCAACTACGTGACGGCGTTCCAGGACGGCCGGATGCTCTCGGCGTTCGGCAACACGGCGGTGATCCTGGTCGTCGCCATCGGGGGCACGGTCCTCATCGGCTCGATGACGGCGTACGCCATCGATCGCTTCCGGTTCCGCTTCCGGAAGCTCGTCCTGGCCCTGTTCCTGGTCGCCGCGCTGGTCCCCGGGGTGACCACCCAGGTGGCCACCTTCCAGATCGTCAACAGCCTCGGCATGTTCGACAGTCTCTGGGCGCCGATCGCGCTCTACATGGGCACGGACATCGTGTCGATCTACATCTTCCTGCAGTTCGTCCGGGCCATCCCGGTCTCACTGGACGAGTCGGCCCGCATCGACGGCGCCAACGCCTTCACGGTCTACCGGAAGATCATCTTCCCGCTGCTCAAGCCCGCGATCGCGACGGTCGTGATCGTGAAGGGGATCAACGTCTACAACGACTTCTACATCCCCTTCCTCTACATGCCCTCCGAAGATCTTGGCGTGATATCGACGTCCCTGTTCCGCTTCAAGGGCCCCTTCGGAGCCCACTGGGAGACCATCTCGGCAGGCGCGATCCTCGTCATCGTCCCGACGCTGATCGTCTTCCTGGTCCTCCAGCGGTTCATCTACAACGGTTTCACCCGAGGCGCCACGAAGTAG
- a CDS encoding ribonuclease D, translating into MTDAHETAADSSLRTTGGAPPDDGGSSATEAPIPLLEPREGIPPVVADEAALARVIAAFEAGSGPVAVDAERASGYRYGQRAYLVQLRRQGAGTALIDPVACPDLSALGEALSGVEWVLHAATQDLPCLREIGMVPTRLFDTELAGRLAGFPRVGLGAMVEGVLGFVLEKGHSAVDWSTRPLPEPWLRYAALDVELLVDLRDALEKELDRQGKLEWAHQEFDAIASAPPPEPRKDPWRRTSGMHKVRRRRQLAVVRELWQTRDRIAQRRDVSPGKVLGDAAIVEAALAVPANVHALAALNGFGHRMSKRQLEQWQAAVDRAKALTEAQLPQPGQPVTGPPPPRAWADKDPVAAARLSAARAGVSALAEQLNMPQENLITPDTVRRVCWEPPAVVDAESVAAALAGYGARPWQVEQVTPVLVEALAVTEA; encoded by the coding sequence GTGACCGACGCCCACGAGACCGCAGCAGACAGCTCACTGCGAACCACCGGAGGCGCTCCTCCGGACGACGGCGGATCTTCTGCTACGGAGGCGCCGATCCCTTTGCTGGAACCACGTGAGGGCATTCCACCCGTGGTGGCGGACGAGGCTGCCCTGGCCCGGGTGATCGCCGCCTTCGAGGCGGGCTCCGGCCCGGTCGCCGTCGACGCCGAGCGGGCGTCCGGCTACCGCTACGGCCAGCGCGCCTACCTGGTCCAGCTGCGCCGCCAGGGCGCCGGAACGGCTCTGATCGACCCCGTCGCCTGCCCCGACCTGTCCGCCCTGGGCGAGGCCCTGTCCGGCGTCGAGTGGGTGCTGCACGCCGCCACCCAGGACCTGCCCTGCCTGCGCGAGATAGGCATGGTGCCGACGCGGCTGTTCGACACGGAGCTGGCCGGGCGGCTCGCCGGGTTCCCCCGGGTCGGCCTCGGCGCGATGGTCGAGGGCGTCCTCGGCTTCGTCCTGGAGAAGGGGCACTCCGCCGTCGACTGGTCCACCCGCCCGTTGCCCGAGCCCTGGCTGCGCTACGCGGCGCTGGACGTCGAGCTGCTCGTCGACCTGCGCGACGCGCTGGAGAAGGAGCTCGACCGGCAGGGCAAGCTGGAGTGGGCCCACCAGGAGTTCGACGCGATCGCCTCCGCTCCCCCGCCGGAGCCCCGCAAGGATCCGTGGCGGCGTACGTCCGGCATGCACAAGGTGCGCCGGCGGCGGCAGCTGGCCGTCGTACGGGAGCTGTGGCAGACCCGGGACCGCATCGCGCAGCGGCGGGACGTCTCCCCCGGCAAGGTGCTCGGGGACGCGGCGATCGTGGAGGCCGCGCTGGCGGTTCCGGCCAACGTGCACGCGCTGGCCGCGCTGAACGGTTTCGGACACCGGATGAGCAAGCGGCAGCTGGAGCAGTGGCAGGCGGCCGTGGACCGGGCGAAGGCGCTGACCGAGGCGCAGTTGCCGCAGCCGGGGCAGCCCGTGACCGGGCCTCCGCCGCCGCGGGCCTGGGCGGACAAGGATCCCGTTGCCGCCGCTCGGTTGTCCGCGGCCCGGGCGGGGGTGTCGGCGCTGGCCGAGCAGCTCAACATGCCGCAGGAGAATCTGATCACGCCGGACACGGTTCGGCGGGTCTGCTGGGAGCCGCCGGCGGTGGTCGACGCCGAGTCCGTGGCGGCCGCGCTCGCCGGGTACGGCGCGCGGCCGTGGCAGGTCGAGCAGGTGACTCCCGTACTGGTGGAGGCGCTGGCCGTCACGGAGGCCTAG
- a CDS encoding response regulator transcription factor yields MSVLLEQPASLVAYRPNKPTAMVVVADPRVRSTVTRHLWALGVRDVIEASSIAEARPRIGNPRDICVADVHLPDGSGLTLLSETRAAGWPNGLALSAADDIGAVRNALAGGVKGYVVTGTRTNVGLPTRPGSAPIGAAAARLHRRPPGAPSHPGGYRELSGREVEVLRLVAEGQSNKAIGVSMGLSALTVKSHLARIARKLGTGDRAGMVAVALRTGIIH; encoded by the coding sequence GTGTCCGTTCTCCTCGAGCAGCCCGCAAGCCTGGTCGCCTACCGCCCGAACAAGCCGACCGCCATGGTGGTCGTGGCCGACCCGCGCGTCCGCTCCACCGTCACCCGCCACCTGTGGGCGCTCGGTGTGCGCGATGTCATCGAGGCCTCGTCCATCGCGGAGGCTCGTCCCCGCATCGGCAACCCCCGCGACATCTGCGTCGCCGACGTCCACCTGCCGGATGGCTCCGGCCTCACCCTGCTGTCGGAGACCCGCGCCGCGGGCTGGCCCAACGGGCTCGCCCTCTCCGCCGCCGACGACATCGGCGCCGTGCGCAACGCGCTCGCCGGCGGTGTCAAGGGCTACGTCGTCACCGGCACCCGCACCAACGTCGGGCTCCCCACCCGGCCGGGCTCCGCCCCCATCGGCGCCGCCGCCGCACGCCTGCACCGCCGCCCCCCGGGTGCCCCGAGCCACCCGGGCGGCTACCGCGAGCTCTCCGGCCGCGAGGTCGAGGTGCTGCGACTGGTCGCGGAAGGCCAGTCGAACAAGGCGATCGGCGTCTCGATGGGCCTGTCCGCACTGACCGTCAAGAGCCACCTCGCCCGCATCGCCCGCAAGCTCGGCACGGGCGACCGCGCCGGGATGGTCGCGGTGGCCCTGCGGACGGGAATCATCCACTGA
- a CDS encoding DUF3000 domain-containing protein, with protein MAAAQGRLSDGAGGMDEAKDTEQDRREADTAPLPFRAAVDALMAARLRPQIEVEPTRPPRRLAPYAYALEAAVVDGDEDLADGRLVLLHDPAGHEAWQGTFRLVTLVRAELEPEMAADPLLPEVCWSWLTGALQTRGLTYGEPSGTVTRASSHYFGGLSARPAASQIEIRASWTPREGLGGVPDTAAHLASWCDLLAQVAGLPPAAPGDASVVTLPQRRGPQSR; from the coding sequence ATGGCTGCGGCTCAGGGACGACTGTCGGACGGCGCTGGCGGAATGGACGAAGCGAAGGACACCGAGCAAGACCGGCGGGAGGCGGACACCGCCCCGCTGCCCTTCCGGGCCGCCGTCGACGCGCTCATGGCGGCGCGGCTGCGGCCCCAGATCGAGGTCGAGCCGACCCGCCCGCCCAGGCGGCTCGCTCCCTACGCCTACGCGCTGGAGGCCGCGGTCGTCGACGGTGACGAGGACCTGGCCGACGGCCGGCTGGTGCTGCTGCACGACCCGGCGGGACACGAGGCCTGGCAGGGCACGTTCCGGCTGGTGACGCTGGTGCGCGCGGAGCTGGAGCCGGAGATGGCCGCGGACCCGCTGCTGCCGGAGGTGTGCTGGTCCTGGCTGACCGGCGCGCTCCAGACGCGCGGGCTGACGTACGGGGAGCCGAGCGGCACCGTCACGCGGGCGAGCTCGCACTACTTCGGCGGTCTGTCCGCGCGCCCGGCCGCCTCGCAGATCGAGATCCGTGCCTCGTGGACGCCGCGCGAGGGCCTGGGCGGGGTGCCGGACACGGCCGCGCACCTGGCGTCCTGGTGCGATCTGCTCGCCCAGGTCGCGGGGCTGCCGCCGGCCGCGCCGGGCGACGCGTCGGTGGTGACGCTGCCCCAGCGGCGGGGCCCGCAGTCCCGCTGA
- the hemE gene encoding uroporphyrinogen decarboxylase, protein MSANDAPRAQQPSAPYDSAFLKACRREPVPHTPVWFMRQAGRSLPEYRKVREGIGMLESCMRPELVTEITLQPVRRHGVDAAIYFSDIVVPLKAIGVDLDIKPGVGPVVERPIRTRADLAQLRDLTAEDVSYVTEAIGLLTRELGTTPLIGFAGAPFTLASYLVEGGPSRTYENAKAMMYGDPELWADLLDRLADITAAFLKVQIEAGASAVQLFDSWAGALAPTDYRRSVLPASAKVLEAVAGYGVPRIHFGVGTGELLRLMGEAGADVVGVDWRVPLDEAARRVGPGKALQGNLDPTVLFATTEAVEAKTREVLDSAAGLEGHVFNLGHGVMPSTDPDALTRLVEYVHTQTAR, encoded by the coding sequence GTGAGTGCCAACGACGCCCCCCGGGCCCAGCAGCCGTCCGCCCCGTACGACTCGGCCTTCCTCAAGGCCTGCCGGCGCGAGCCCGTGCCGCACACGCCGGTGTGGTTCATGCGGCAGGCCGGGCGCTCACTGCCGGAGTACCGCAAGGTGCGCGAGGGCATCGGGATGCTCGAGTCCTGCATGCGGCCCGAGCTGGTCACCGAGATCACGCTCCAGCCGGTGCGCCGGCACGGCGTCGACGCGGCGATCTACTTCAGCGACATCGTCGTCCCGCTCAAGGCCATCGGCGTCGACCTCGACATCAAGCCAGGCGTCGGCCCGGTCGTCGAGCGCCCCATCCGCACCCGCGCCGACCTCGCCCAGCTGCGCGACCTGACCGCCGAGGACGTCTCCTACGTCACCGAGGCCATCGGCCTGCTCACCCGCGAACTCGGCACCACGCCCCTGATCGGCTTCGCCGGCGCCCCCTTCACCCTCGCCAGCTACCTCGTCGAGGGCGGCCCGTCCCGCACGTACGAGAACGCCAAGGCGATGATGTACGGCGACCCCGAGCTGTGGGCCGACCTGCTCGACCGCCTCGCCGACATCACGGCCGCCTTCCTGAAGGTGCAGATCGAGGCGGGCGCCTCGGCGGTCCAGCTGTTCGACTCCTGGGCCGGTGCCCTCGCCCCCACCGACTACCGGCGCTCGGTGCTGCCGGCGTCGGCGAAGGTCTTGGAGGCCGTGGCCGGTTACGGCGTCCCGCGCATCCACTTCGGCGTCGGCACCGGCGAACTGCTGCGGCTCATGGGCGAGGCCGGCGCGGACGTCGTCGGCGTCGACTGGCGCGTCCCGCTGGACGAGGCCGCCCGCCGCGTCGGCCCCGGCAAGGCGCTCCAGGGCAACCTCGACCCGACGGTGCTGTTCGCCACGACGGAGGCCGTCGAGGCGAAGACCCGTGAGGTCCTGGACTCGGCGGCGGGGCTGGAGGGGCACGTCTTCAACCTCGGCCACGGCGTCATGCCGTCGACGGACCCGGACGCGCTGACGCGGCTGGTGGAGTACGTGCACACACAGACCGCCCGCTGA
- a CDS encoding GlxA family transcriptional regulator — protein MPAPRLHRVAVLVLEGAKPLDVGIPAQVFTTRASMPYEVRVCGAAPGLVTGGDGLAYYVAHGLDALAWADIVFVPGYRFPDRDDPPRAVVDALIAAHERGARLAAISTGAFALAATGLLDGRRATTHWHYTRALVARHPLVRVDENVLFVDEGSVLTSAGAASGIDLCLHILRGDLGVAASNHAARRLVAAPYRSGGQAQYVPRSVPEPLGERFAATREWALHRLGEPLTLDILARQAGVSPRTFSRRFVEETGYTPMQWVMRARIDLARELLERSQRSVEQIAADVGLGTGANLRLHFQRILGTTPSEYRRTFTRGE, from the coding sequence GTGCCCGCACCCCGCCTGCATCGCGTCGCCGTCCTTGTTCTGGAGGGTGCGAAGCCGCTCGATGTCGGAATTCCCGCGCAGGTCTTCACGACCCGCGCGAGCATGCCGTACGAGGTGCGGGTGTGCGGGGCGGCGCCCGGTCTCGTGACCGGCGGCGACGGCCTCGCGTACTACGTCGCCCACGGCCTCGACGCGCTCGCGTGGGCCGACATCGTCTTCGTCCCCGGCTACCGGTTCCCGGACCGCGACGACCCGCCGCGGGCCGTCGTCGACGCACTGATCGCCGCCCATGAGCGGGGCGCGCGGCTCGCCGCCATCTCGACGGGCGCCTTCGCGCTCGCCGCCACGGGCCTGCTCGACGGCAGGCGCGCCACGACGCACTGGCACTACACGCGGGCACTCGTGGCCAGGCACCCGCTCGTCCGGGTCGACGAGAACGTGCTGTTCGTCGACGAGGGCAGCGTGCTCACCTCGGCCGGCGCCGCCTCCGGCATCGACCTGTGCCTGCACATCCTGCGCGGCGACCTCGGAGTGGCCGCGTCCAACCACGCGGCCCGGCGTCTGGTCGCCGCCCCCTACCGCAGCGGCGGCCAGGCCCAGTACGTGCCGCGCAGCGTCCCCGAGCCGCTCGGCGAGCGGTTCGCCGCCACCCGCGAGTGGGCGCTGCACCGGCTCGGCGAGCCCCTCACCCTCGACATACTGGCGCGGCAGGCCGGGGTCTCGCCGCGCACGTTCTCCCGGCGCTTCGTCGAGGAGACCGGCTACACGCCGATGCAGTGGGTGATGCGTGCCCGCATCGACCTGGCCCGCGAACTGCTCGAGCGCTCGCAGCGCAGCGTCGAACAGATCGCCGCCGACGTCGGGCTCGGCACCGGCGCGAACCTGCGCCTGCACTTCCAGCGCATCCTCGGCACCACACCGAGCGAGTACCGGCGCACCTTCACCCGGGGCGAGTGA